ACCCGTCCTTCAGCTTCTGCTGCCTGGTGGATTCCGCCGACAACCTGGATGACCTCGGCCGCTATTTCGCCGAAGCGGGACAACGCCTGCGGGTGCTCATCGAATACGGTGCCACAGGAGGCCGAACGGGCCTTCGCACCCCGCAGCAGGAAGCCGCGCTGATCGAGGCCATCACCCGCTGGCCCCAGTCCATCCGCCTGGTGGGCACCGAGCTGTACGAAGGCGTGCTGCAGAACGAAACGGCCATTCGCGCCCTGTTGCGCCATGTACTGGAACGCACCCGTGCCCTGGCCGACGCCGGGCACTTCCAGGAACCGGAGATTCTGCTCTCCGGAGCCGGATCGGCCTGGTTCGACGTGGTGGCCGAAGAGTTCACCGGCCAGGACCTCGGCAAACCGCTGCAGATCATCCTGCGTCCCGGCTGCTACCTGACCCACGATGCCGGCATCTACCGGGAGGCCGAACAGCGCTTCCTCGCCAGCAACCCGGTAGCCCGGGAGATGGGCCAAAGCCTGCTGCCGGCCCTGCAGCTCTGGGCCAACGTCCAGTCCCTGCCCGAGCCCGGCCTGGCCATAGTCGCCCTGGGCAAGCGCGATGCGGCCTTCGACGCCGGCCTGCCGATACCCGCGCTGCATCACCGCCCGGGGGCGCAGCGCCCGCCTCGGAGCGTGCCCGAGGATTGGCGCCTCACCCGCATGATGGACCAGCACGCCTTCATGACCCTGCCCGGCAACGCCGATGTCAGGGTGGGCGACCTCCTCGCCTTCGAGATTTCCCACCCCTGCCTGACCTTCGACAAATGGCGGCAATTGCTGCTGGTGGATGACGAGTACCGGGTCACCGGAGCAGTGGAAACCCTCTTCTAGGCGCTCCACGCCGGTCGTGCATGCACGGAGTCCATCGGCCGGCGGCATCCGGTTCGCAGGCCATCCGTGCTCAACCCCCGAGGAACCTGAGCCATGATCATTCCAAGCCCTTCATCCCGCAGCCGGGCGCGTCGCCTGCTGCTTGCAGGAACCCTGGCCCTGTCCGGCCTGCTCGCCCCGTCGCTCGGCGCGACGCCAGTGGCGGGGGGCATCGCCACCGTCGCCACCATCGGCGAGCCACCGACCCTCGACCCCATGAGCAGCACCGCGGACCTGGTCGGGACCCTGGCCCAGCACCTCTTCGAGACCCTCTACACCTTCGACGCCGAGTGGCGCCCGACGCCGCTCCTGGCCGAAGAACTGCCCGAGGTGAGCCCCGATGGACGGGTCTACCGCATCCCGCTGCGCCAGGACATCCGCTTCCATGACGGCTCCCCGATGGATGCGTCCGACGTCCTCGCCTCCCTCGAGCGCTGGACCACCACGGCCAGCCGAGGCAAAGCCGCAGCCAGGGTCATCAGCAGCATCGAGGCACCCGATGCCCACACCATCGTCATCCGTCTCCGGCAGCCCCATGCGCCCCTGGTCGCGCTCCTCGCCCTGAACAACGCCGCCGCGGTCATCATGCCCAAGGACAAGATCGCCCCGGTGCTGACCGAGTTCGTCGGCACCGGCCCCTACCAGCTCAAGGCGCGCGTGCCCGACCAGTACATCCAGCTGATGCGCTTCGACGGCTACAGGCAGCGGCCGGGCGAGCCCAACGGCTATGGCGGCGCCCGCAGGCAGTACCTGGACGAGATCCGCTTCGTACCGGTGGCCAACGCCAACACCCGCAGCGAAGCGGCGATGGCCGGCCAGTTCGACTATGTCGACTCGCTGCCGGTTGAGGCCCTGGGCAAACTCCAGGGCAGCCGCTCCGAGCGGGTCATGCTCGAGCCCTTCGGCTGGCCGCGCCTGGTGCTCAACACCCGGCAGGGCATCCTGTCCAGCCTCGCGGCGCGCCAGGCCGTGCAGTTGGCGCTGAACGAAGAGGAAATGCTGTTCGCCGCCTTTGGCGACCCCGCGTTCTACAGCCTCAACGGCGACCTTTACCCCGAGGGCTACCCCTGGGCCACCTCGCTGGGCGGCGAGGTCTACAACAAGGCCGACAGCCTGACCGCCAGGAAGCTGCTCGACAGCGCCGCCGCGACCGACAGAACGCTCCGCATCCTCACCAGCCGGCAGTACGAGTTCCACTACAAGATGGCCCTGGTGGCGGCGGAGCACCTGAAGGCGGCCGGCTTCGCCCCGGAGCTGCAGGTAGTGGACTGGGCCACGCTGACCCAGCGCCGCCAGGACCCGGCCGTGTGGGACGTCTTCATCACCCACAGCGCCTTCCTGCCTGAACCGGCCCTGATCGACTTCCCCTCCAGGGACTCCCCGGGCTGGTGGGACAGCCCGCGCCGCGCCCAGGTGATGGACGCCTTCAACCAGGCGCGCACGCAGGAGGCGCGCATCCTGCGCTGGGCCGAGGTGCAGCAGGCGGTGCATGACGAAGTGCCCTTCATCAAGGTGGGCGACTTCAACGCCCTGGCGGCCCGCTCCCCGTCGTTGCGAGGCACCCAGCCCGCACCCTGGCCGTTCTTCTGGAATGCCTGGAAGGCCGCCAACTGAACCGGAACGGCACTGCCGTCTCCCCCCCTCGCGCCTCCACGTCAGGACCGCATCATGCCGCGCTACCTCTTGAACCGACTGGTCGGGCTGGTGGCCGTGATGTTCATCGTCGCGTCCATCGTGTTCGTCATCATCCGCGTCACGCCGGGCGATCCCGCCGCCGTGATGCTGGGCCCCCAGGCCAGCCAGCAGGACATCGCCGCGCTGCGCGCACAGCTGGGCCTGGACCGGCCCATCGCCCTGCAATACCTGGGCTGGCTGGGCAAGCTGGCACAGGGCGACCTGGGCCAGTCCATCTTCATGAACAAGCCCGTACTGGCCGCATTGGCGGACCGTGCCGAGCCCACGCTGCTGCTCACGCTCATGTCGCTGCTGATCGCCAGTGCCATCGCGCTGCCCGTGGGCATTCTGTCGGCGGTGCGACGCGGCACGGCGCTGGACCAGTCGGTGCTCGCCGGCTCCATGTTCCTCTCCAGCGTGCCCAGCTTCTGGCTGGGGCTGCTGCTGATGCAGCTGTTCTCGGTGAAGCTGGGCTGGCTGCCGGTGGCCGGTTACGGCGGGCCGGACGCCTCGCTGGCGACGCGCCTGTCGCACCTGGTCCTGCCCTCCCTGGTACTGGGGCTGGTGAA
This genomic window from Pseudomonas furukawaii contains:
- a CDS encoding amino acid deaminase codes for the protein MTENKFQEQPLNLLSKGLGEVPDGFQAGGVGQLGWSILDEDVSLPVAVLRQSRMLHNLRWMQQFIQRYGVQLAPHGKTTMSPALFRMQLEHGAWGITLATAPQTQAAYAGGVRRVLMANQLVGKANMAIIARLQRDPSFSFCCLVDSADNLDDLGRYFAEAGQRLRVLIEYGATGGRTGLRTPQQEAALIEAITRWPQSIRLVGTELYEGVLQNETAIRALLRHVLERTRALADAGHFQEPEILLSGAGSAWFDVVAEEFTGQDLGKPLQIILRPGCYLTHDAGIYREAEQRFLASNPVAREMGQSLLPALQLWANVQSLPEPGLAIVALGKRDAAFDAGLPIPALHHRPGAQRPPRSVPEDWRLTRMMDQHAFMTLPGNADVRVGDLLAFEISHPCLTFDKWRQLLLVDDEYRVTGAVETLF
- a CDS encoding ABC transporter substrate-binding protein, yielding MIIPSPSSRSRARRLLLAGTLALSGLLAPSLGATPVAGGIATVATIGEPPTLDPMSSTADLVGTLAQHLFETLYTFDAEWRPTPLLAEELPEVSPDGRVYRIPLRQDIRFHDGSPMDASDVLASLERWTTTASRGKAAARVISSIEAPDAHTIVIRLRQPHAPLVALLALNNAAAVIMPKDKIAPVLTEFVGTGPYQLKARVPDQYIQLMRFDGYRQRPGEPNGYGGARRQYLDEIRFVPVANANTRSEAAMAGQFDYVDSLPVEALGKLQGSRSERVMLEPFGWPRLVLNTRQGILSSLAARQAVQLALNEEEMLFAAFGDPAFYSLNGDLYPEGYPWATSLGGEVYNKADSLTARKLLDSAAATDRTLRILTSRQYEFHYKMALVAAEHLKAAGFAPELQVVDWATLTQRRQDPAVWDVFITHSAFLPEPALIDFPSRDSPGWWDSPRRAQVMDAFNQARTQEARILRWAEVQQAVHDEVPFIKVGDFNALAARSPSLRGTQPAPWPFFWNAWKAAN
- a CDS encoding ABC transporter permease; protein product: MPRYLLNRLVGLVAVMFIVASIVFVIIRVTPGDPAAVMLGPQASQQDIAALRAQLGLDRPIALQYLGWLGKLAQGDLGQSIFMNKPVLAALADRAEPTLLLTLMSLLIASAIALPVGILSAVRRGTALDQSVLAGSMFLSSVPSFWLGLLLMQLFSVKLGWLPVAGYGGPDASLATRLSHLVLPSLVLGLVNSALITRFIRASMLDVLRDDHVRTARAKGLPESRVILRHAVRNALIPILTVLGLTTALLISGAVVTETVFGLPGVGSLVVSAVLRRDYPVIQGALLVIAALYVLINLFIDLLYLLVDPRVRY